TGCGCATAGCGTGGGCGCGGGTCGCTGAGAGCCTTCGGTTGAACGTCTTTACGAGCCATGGGTCCCCCTGGGTTAATGGAGTATTGGAGTGCCGAGTGTTGGGTCCGGATTCCCATCACTGCAGCATTCCACCACTCCAATACTCCAGTTCCGCCCCCGCTGTCTACTTACTCGGATATCTTTTTGCGAGCTCGTTGAAGAAACCGTCTTTCTCCATTTCCTGGAGAAAACTCAAATCGACGAACTGCTCGGGCTTAAAGTTCTTGGCGTTGGGCAGCGTCGGTGCCAGCACGTCGAGCATAAATTGAATGCCTTTGAGGGTGGGGTAGGGTTTCTTCGGAATCGACTTGATGTAGCCATTATAGGAATCTTCCAACACGGTGGGGTCGGTGGTGCGCATGTATTTGGAAAAGACTTTTTGCGCCGCGGCCTTGTTGGCGTAGATCAAATAGATCGCCTCGACGAAGCCGCGCATGGCGCCGCGCACCACGTCGCGGTTGTTGGCGATGTAGGCGCGCGAGGTGGCAAAGCCGTTGCCCTGCACCTCGACGCCGAGGTCGCCGATGGAAACATGCTCGACCAAGCCGGCGCGGCGCGCCAGGGGCGCCGCCGAAGAAGACAGATACGTCGCATCGATCACACCGGATTGCAGCGAAGCGATGCGTTCGGTGTCGAGGCCCGCGGGTATGAGCGTGAAGTCCTTGAGCTCGGTGCCTAGATGCCGAGCGAGAATAATCGACCCGTAATGGGTCGCCGAGTTGAAGCCCGTGATACCGATGCGTTTGCCCTTGAGCTGCTCCAGTTGGGTGATGCCGGGACGGGTAAAGACGATCAAGTCGTATTTTGTTTCCACGGCTGCGGTGAGCACGAGATTGTGCCCCTGGATGGTCGCTTGCACCACCGTGCCGATGTTGACGATCGGTGGATCGCCACTCACCAGCGCCTGGGTCGCCACCTGGCCGCCACGAAACAAGATGGGCTCAACTTCCAGGCCGTATTTCTGAAACAGTCCCATCTCGCGCGCCACCCAGACGTTGCTCTGGCGAAAGCTCAGCGACGGGTAGCCGATGCGAATCTTCTTCAGCGGTGTCGTCTGCGCAACCGCGACCTGTGCGAAAAGCCATCCGACCGATAGGATGGATAACACCAATAAGACGAATCGTTTTTTCATGCGATGCAACCAACTCCTGCTAGTTTTTAAAGCCGGCTAACTTTTGCGCTTCTTCGATCATGGTCGAGTCGACAAAGTCGCCCAGGGGCGGAACCTTCTTGTCTTTGTAGTGACCTTCCTTGGCGCGCAGCTCCATGGTCTTGTCCCAAGCGGCTTTGACCACGGCGCCGCTGCGGGTAAAGGGCTGGAACTCCTCGACCATGAACTTGTAGTCCTGCTCCGCGGCCGGGCGCGTGCCCTTGAGAACTTTCTGGTGAATCGCCAGGGCTTCTTCTTTGTTCTTGCGATCGTAGAGCCAGGCGGTCGATTCGATGGTCGAGCGCAGGTAGCGCACGATCGCATCGCGATTGGTTTTGACAAAGTCCTGATGGGCGAAATCGACGGTGAACTGAATGGGCCCGAGAATTTCGTGGAAGGTGATCAGCTTGTTAAAGCCCTCGCGCGCCGCGGTAAAGTTAAAAGGCGCGCCCATGAAAGTCGCGTGCACCGAGCCGCCTTTAAGCGCGGCGTAGCGCTCGGGCGAGGTGCCGACGACGAGATACTTATAGTCGGTGTCCTTGAGCTTGTAGGCCTTTTCCAAGACCTCTTCGACCATCAGCGTGGTCCCGCCGGTGAGGGTGCTGACGCCGATGGTTTTGCCCTTCAGGTCGGCGCCGGTTTTGATCTCCGGCCGGGTCATCAGATCGTAGGCGATCTTGTCCTGGATGCCGCTGACGATCTTCATCTTGGCGCCTTTTTCGATGCCGCCGATGACATAGTCCGGATTGATGCGCCCCATGGGCACGGTGTTGCTGATCACGGCGCGCACCAAGTTGGTCGAGCCGCGGATCAATATGACTTCGACGTCGAGGCCATTTTTCTCAAAGATCTTTTTCTGTTGGGCAACGTAGATCGGCCAACTCGACGAAGTATGGCCGCTCTGGGCAAAGCGCATCTTCATCGGCGCAGCGTCGGCAGCGTACAAGGCAATGGGGACCAAGCAACACAAGGCAACAGCCGACAGGCGTGAGGCGACAGTGAGACTCTTGTGGCGCATGATTTTCCTTTCGAGTTTATCCAACATTCCAATACTCCAGCACTCCAACATCCCGTGTCCTAGAGTTGGGCGAAGCCGCCGGCAGCTTTTACTTCGTGCTCTATTTGCTTCCATATTTTATTTTCCAGTTCAAGAAACTGCGGGTGGGACTTAATATCCATGTCCCTTGGACGAGGGATGGGAATGTCAAATTCAGACCGGATCGTGCCTGGGCGGTGGCTGAAAACGATAACCCGGTCCGAGAGCAGCACGGCCTCGGCGATCATATGCGTGACAAAAATGACGGTCTTTTTGGTTTCGGCCCAGATGCGCAACAGCTCGAGCTGCATGAAGTTGCGGGTTTGGGCATCGAGGGCGGCAAAGGGCTCATCCATTAAGAGTATGCGCGGGTTGATCGCCAGTGCGCGGGCGAGGTTGACGCGCTGCTGCATGCCGCCGGAAAGCTCGTGCGGGTAGTGGTTCTCGAACCCGTTCAAGCCGACTAGGTTGAGAAATTTTTTCGCGATCGCCTCTGCATCTTGGCCGTTGTTGCTTCGGCCTTCGAGCCCTAGGAGCACGTTGTTCAAGCTGGTGCGCCAGGGCAAAAGCGAAGCTCCCTGAAAGACAAAGCCCATCAACAATTCATTGCTGACGTCGTCGGCGGATTTGCCGTCGAGAAAAATCTGCCCGCCGGAGTGCGGCATCAGGCCGTTGATGACTCTGAGCATAGTGGTTTTGCCGCAGCCGCTCGGGCCGACGATGCTGACGAATTCGCCTTCGCGCACCGACAGATTGATGTCTTGAAGATGACGAACGGGTCGCGCCCCGCTCGGGGAATCTCTTTGCTGAGATCGCGCAGCTCTAGAACCGGTCCGCCCATGATCACCCCCCCTGCGGCTCGCTCCGCCACGGTGTCAGGTAGATTTCGACACGGCGGACGATTTCAAACCCGAGTATGCCAAGAATCGCGAACAGCGCGACGCCGACAAACAGCACCGGCACATTGAGCGTCTGGCCGGCAAAAAAGACCAAATAGCCCAGTCCTTCGGTGGCGCCGAACCACTCGGCGATGGCGACGCCGGTCAGGCCACGGCCGATGGCCAGACGAATGCCCGCCAAGATAAACGGCACCGAGGCCGGCAGCAAGATTTTGAAAAATAGCGGCCAGCGGCCGAGGCGAAACGAGCGCGCCAACTCGACGAACTCCCGGTTGACGACGCGCATGCCGTAGTAGGAGTTGATCAGCACTGGAAAAACACAGCCGAGAAAGACGATGGCGACCTTCGAGCCTTCGCCGATGCCGAACCAGAGGAGCAGAACCGGCGCAAAGGCGATGCGCGGCGAGGTGTAAAGCGTCGTCATCCATGGGTTGATGTAGTCGCGGATCAGCGGGCTCAGGGCCATGGCGAAACCGATGGGCACACCGGCCAGCACGGCCAAAAGAAAGCCGTAGAAAAATATCCGCGAGCTGGCGAACAAGTGCGCGTAAAGCTCGGCGGTGACAAAGAACATTTCGTGGGCCTTGGTCAAAACTTCCCAGGGCGAGACCAGCACCGCAGTGTCCTTGATGATGACTTCAGAGACGTAGTGCCAGGCCAATAGCCCGAAAGCCATGGAGCCAAAACGGAGTAGTATGGCGTGGAAGTCTCGTTGGGTTTTGTTCATGCTGGAGGAGCCTAGCGATGCGAACGGTCGAGGCAAAACCCTTCCGGAGCGGACGCGTGTCCTCGCTCGGCTCGGAATCTCAAATCGCAAATTTCAGATTTCAGATTTATTGCCATTTGAGATCTGAGATTTGAGATGCCGAAGGCTCTGCTCCTGCGGCGTTCCGCCTCGATCGCCAGCTCTCATTGATCTTTGCTTTTATAGCTAACCTTCCGACGACCACTCGGCGCTCTGGCGCCACGGCGCCACGCGCTTTTCGAAGCGCTTGATCAGGTTGAAGCTCACCAAGCCGATGGTGGCCAGCAGCGCCACGGTGACAAATAGTTTCGGGCTGTCCCAGGTCTCGGACGAGTCGCGCAGCAAAAATCCCAGCCCGGCGTTGGATGCCATCAGCTCCGCCACGACCACGGCGAGGAGCGCGCGGCCGACGCCCAGGCGCATGCCGGTAATGATATAGGGCAGGGCGCCGGGGAGGCGGACTTTCCAGGTAGTCTCCCAGTCTGACAGGCGCATCGACTTGGCCAGCTCCAACCACACCGGGTCGAGGCTTTTGATGCCCGCCGCGGTGTTGATGACGATCGCCACCAGGGTGATTTTGAAGACTACGATAATCTTGGAAATGATGCCGATGCCGAACCAGATGATGATCAATGGCACCAATGCGATCACCGGAATGGAGTAGAGCATCGCCAGCCACGGATCGAGCACGTCGTCGACCCACTTGTACATGCCCATCAAATAGCCGAGCAGCACGCCAACGAAGCAGGCAGCGGCAAAGCCGTAGGTGAACTCGATCAGGGTGGCTTGGAAGTGTTTATTGAGCTCGCCGCTGCGTAACAGCTTCCAGAACGAAGCCGCGACACTGCTTGGCGGCGGGATCAGCAACTCGTTTTCCAGCAGCAGCCGCGCCAATAACTCCCAAAGCGCTAAGCCGCCGCAGATC
This portion of the Deltaproteobacteria bacterium genome encodes:
- a CDS encoding ABC transporter substrate-binding protein, which gives rise to MKKRFVLLVLSILSVGWLFAQVAVAQTTPLKKIRIGYPSLSFRQSNVWVAREMGLFQKYGLEVEPILFRGGQVATQALVSGDPPIVNIGTVVQATIQGHNLVLTAAVETKYDLIVFTRPGITQLEQLKGKRIGITGFNSATHYGSIILARHLGTELKDFTLIPAGLDTERIASLQSGVIDATYLSSSAAPLARRAGLVEHVSIGDLGVEVQGNGFATSRAYIANNRDVVRGAMRGFVEAIYLIYANKAAAQKVFSKYMRTTDPTVLEDSYNGYIKSIPKKPYPTLKGIQFMLDVLAPTLPNAKNFKPEQFVDLSFLQEMEKDGFFNELAKRYPSK
- a CDS encoding ABC transporter substrate-binding protein; translation: MEANRARSKSCRRLRPTLGHGMLECWSIGMLDKLERKIMRHKSLTVASRLSAVALCCLVPIALYAADAAPMKMRFAQSGHTSSSWPIYVAQQKKIFEKNGLDVEVILIRGSTNLVRAVISNTVPMGRINPDYVIGGIEKGAKMKIVSGIQDKIAYDLMTRPEIKTGADLKGKTIGVSTLTGGTTLMVEEVLEKAYKLKDTDYKYLVVGTSPERYAALKGGSVHATFMGAPFNFTAAREGFNKLITFHEILGPIQFTVDFAHQDFVKTNRDAIVRYLRSTIESTAWLYDRKNKEEALAIHQKVLKGTRPAAEQDYKFMVEEFQPFTRSGAVVKAAWDKTMELRAKEGHYKDKKVPPLGDFVDSTMIEEAQKLAGFKN
- a CDS encoding ABC transporter ATP-binding protein, producing the protein MNLSVREGEFVSIVGPSGCGKTTMLRVINGLMPHSGGQIFLDGKSADDVSNELLMGFVFQGASLLPWRTSLNNVLLGLEGRSNNGQDAEAIAKKFLNLVGLNGFENHYPHELSGGMQQRVNLARALAINPRILLMDEPFAALDAQTRNFMQLELLRIWAETKKTVIFVTHMIAEAVLLSDRVIVFSHRPGTIRSEFDIPIPRPRDMDIKSHPQFLELENKIWKQIEHEVKAAGGFAQL
- a CDS encoding ABC transporter permease, yielding MNKTQRDFHAILLRFGSMAFGLLAWHYVSEVIIKDTAVLVSPWEVLTKAHEMFFVTAELYAHLFASSRIFFYGFLLAVLAGVPIGFAMALSPLIRDYINPWMTTLYTSPRIAFAPVLLLWFGIGEGSKVAIVFLGCVFPVLINSYYGMRVVNREFVELARSFRLGRWPLFFKILLPASVPFILAGIRLAIGRGLTGVAIAEWFGATEGLGYLVFFAGQTLNVPVLFVGVALFAILGILGFEIVRRVEIYLTPWRSEPQGG
- a CDS encoding ABC transporter permease gives rise to the protein MTLFPLRKEISRGIVSICGGLALWELLARLLLENELLIPPPSSVAASFWKLLRSGELNKHFQATLIEFTYGFAAACFVGVLLGYLMGMYKWVDDVLDPWLAMLYSIPVIALVPLIIIWFGIGIISKIIVVFKITLVAIVINTAAGIKSLDPVWLELAKSMRLSDWETTWKVRLPGALPYIITGMRLGVGRALLAVVVAELMASNAGLGFLLRDSSETWDSPKLFVTVALLATIGLVSFNLIKRFEKRVAPWRQSAEWSSEG